The following nucleotide sequence is from Oncorhynchus clarkii lewisi isolate Uvic-CL-2024 chromosome 6, UVic_Ocla_1.0, whole genome shotgun sequence.
tacagtgcacaacTGTTGACCACCGAGACACTAGGCTCCGGTCAAAAGTATTGAACTATATATTGTATAGGGTACCCTTGGGACGCATCCTCAGTGTTGTCTTGTTTATGATGTTGACAACACATCTCATGGAAAAGCAGCCTTACCACAGTTTCCCATTAAAAAAATGTGCAAACAGTGACTGAGAGATACTCTGTGTGTGCAGGTGTCAGCTCTCACATGGATGATGAGTATAAATGGGCAGTATAATAGATTAAGTTTTAAACAAGTAACCCTCAATTTTTGCTGACGTGCAATGTTTGCTATTGACAGGAGGTGAAGCTGATCTTCCCTGGGGCTCAGCGTATGAACAGGGGAGGTCATGAAATTAAAGCTCTAGTACAAGCCTGTAAAGCCAACAATGTTACAGACCTGGTCATCGTTCATGAGACTAGAGGACAGCCAGGTAAGCCCATCTAGGCGTAtaacaatctttttttttttcaataaatttgtatttatttatttccacacaagaaaatacaaaacaatatgaTCCGAGTTTAAAAGGCAAGTTAAACTTGCCTGCGCAGAAGTGGTTTAAAAAAACGTAGGTTTTCAGAAGGGTCTTGGATGGTTGGAAGTGTTGGGCCAGAGGCCGAGAGGTCGCTGGTTTGGGTCCCTGCGTCGACTGGGTGGGCGATCTTTCGATGTGCCCTTGGAGCTGGGTGCTTGACCATGATTGTTCCCGTGGGTTACTCTGGATGGGATtctttgctaaatgactaaaatgtaatgtaTATGTTGAGGGACTTCACAACAGGTGGATTTTATGTTTTAAAATTcaataatactttttttaaacTGAGGGGCTTGCAAAGCACCTCCCAATTTCAAATGTTTAATTAACCAACTATAATCATCTCGAACCATCTATTACCAACACCAAATGATTATAGCCATAGCCTGGTTCAAGTCTGTTTATGCTCTTTCTAActccattgctgtcattgtcaacatgtttggcatgacaattctATAAGGACTTGataagagagcagaaacagactggcacccaggttCATATCCacgtgtagccgatgtgaaatggctagcaagttagcggtggtgcgcactagtggcatttcaatcagtgacgtcacttgctctgagaccttgaagtagtggttccccttgctctgcaagggccgcggcttttttggagcgatgggtaacgatgcttcgagggtgactgttgatgtgtgcagagcgtccctggttcgcgcccaggtcggttcgcgctatactgttacacatgcacaTTATATatgcatatacacatacacattaccagtcagaagttttaaaacatctactcattcaaggctttttctttatttttactattttctacattgtagaataatagtgaagacataaactatgaaataacacatatgcaaagagtgtgcaaagatgtcattaaggcaaagggtggctatttgaagaatctcaaatataaaatatattttgatttgttacacacttttttggttactacatgattccatatgtgttatttcatagttgtggtgtcttcactatcattctgcaatgtagaaaatagtaaaaataaagaaaaacccttgaatgagtaggtgttctaaaacttttgacctgtagtgtatagatttttttttttacaggctgGAATGCATCAATCCAAGTAAAAACACTGCATCAAGGGAACTTTAAAATAACTACTTTTATATTGCCTGTGTGAACTGTATAGATGGGCTGGTGGTGTGCCACCTACCTTTTGGACCGACTGCGTACTTCACTCTTTACAATGTGGTAATGAGACATGATGTGCCGGACATTGGAACCATGTCTGAAGCCTACCCCAACCTCATCTTTCACAACTTCTCCTCACGACTTGGCCAGAGGGTGAGAGACTTGGCACTTCACAATTCTCAATAAATGTTTACCCTGGTACTGTTAGTGCATCCAAAAGTTTCTGACACCGACTGTAAGTAAATCTCTCTTAATCAGGTTTCCAATATCCTCAAGTATTTGTTCCCAGTGCCTAAAGAGGACAGCAGGCGGGTTATCACATTTGCCAACCAGGAGGATTGTATATCTTTCAGGTGAATAGAGGGATGCTTTGAAAGAGCTATTTGCGAACATGTACCTAATCTTGGGCAGACAGGTTGACTGTAGACTCCTTCAGGTAGCGGAATGTAGTTACACATTCTTATTTAAGGACCTATTTTTATTGCAGACATCACACTTACAAGAAAACGGACCACAGGAACGTTGAGTTGTCAGAAGTTGGGCCCAGATTTGAAATCAAATGTAAGTACAATGTTTTACCTTTCTCATCATAAGCAACACCATGTTTTTGAACAATGTGTAATTTTGGATTAATTGCAGTTTTACCTTTTCCTGCACTGCTCCCCCTATACATTtagtgttgtttttttaaaatatatatatcttgtGTGTATTGAGAATGCATACGCAAAATTGTAATTGTTATATTATAATCTAGTGATaactgtttttctgtctgtagtgtacaTGATCAAGCTTGGTACCCTAGAAAATGAGGCTACAGCGGACGTTGAATGGCGCCaccactcatatacacacactgccAAAAAGAGGAAGTTTCTCAGCATGGAGTAACATTAGCCACGTCTCAGTGTGCCCCTCTCATTTACAGGCCATGGCCAAAGCAGCCTAACCACATAGTAGTCTAATGTTGTGTTTTCAGTTTTACACACCATACCTCAGATTTGTATTTCATGGAAATATGGCCTCAGACATTGAATAATTTCATTGAAACAGACTCTACCAGAGAAGTTATGTATACTACGATTTTCCTAACTCcaaatttgactattttctataaAATTAACAGAactaaagaaaaaaatattcttCATAACAAGGCTATTGTTGGCTTTGCTATATGTCTGATGTTATAGTTATTTACCTATTTTCCAGGGGGCTACAAAAATACTCAATACTTACTTTTTTTAAAATGGCTAAAATGTAAATTTTTCCTTTATCAGCCTCACAGTATTATAGACCTAGAATTGTGTACTACATTTGCACTGTATCTGAGGTAGTGACTCGCCCAGAGATGTTTTTCCTTGCTCTTATGATACATACCACCTTTCCACATTACTGTTGTTAATTTGAATCATACATACAATCTGAACTTATCACAGGATGCGTTGGTGGTCGGTGCCGTttgaggatgtttattttttatgagcatggccttatttctattacagcatgtaggatgactgtcattcatattccattcacccactTCAATATAACAGGTTTAGGCTAATACATGATACTAGATTTTTCCCTATGCGGTTCcttcaacctagcctatgaatgaaagtttgcaACGTAGGTACACAccgatctagggtgtaatcattagtccaacagttgcaaatgagttTTTATTGGTCAAATTCAGATATGATTATCCCCGTTCCATTTGCTTCTGTTAAAGAAACATCTTTCAACAGAattggtggaatgaatacacccctgatcaaaCACAAACCGTTAACTCTCATAGCCACATATAAACACCTCATTGTATACCTTCTTGCATCTACGCACTCTCCTCTtaccttttcccttcacttgtggactaaagtgcacaacacatcagctgccatgaccaggcgaaaaaaccttaccaagccaaaccttcatatcataaacgctacacacagcctacatcgttgtcaccatattagctaaagtaatgtcAAGGTTAACATAGTTAATAGATATAgcgtgttagtaaacccgctacaatcatgcagcacAGTGTACAGGCAGTTTTGCAGGAACACCGGTGGCAATacattagtaaaaccaaaagcttaccttggaagagttccaatgttggatagtcatagccagatagctaacatagcgtccctctgtttgagccaggtgtttgagtaggctaaattatccagctaagtaagtgaaagtgaaaaacattttgaaatataGCTATCTCTCTtgctccttcatttttgaagttattcatttgttcaaaactgttcaactattgtcgtTGTCTTTGAGTCagctactcaccacatgttatgcactgcagtgctagctagctgtagcttatactTATGCTAGATTCAttttgatcctttgattgggtggacaacatgtcagttcatgctgcaagagctctgataggttggaggatatcccctgaaagttgtcataattactgtgtaagtctatggaagccCCCAATACACTTGCAATCAGTCGATATAATCGACAACTATCATCAGAAATCAGCAGATTTCAGCTTCTGTTTCTTCTCCTCAATCGTCCGCACCCTGTCCTCTTGGGACTTCCTATACAGGTACTCCCGTCTCAGTCTCGTCGAAGCTACAATCATCAGAGAGAAACACACCATGATAAACAGTAGAAAGCTGACTATCAGCATTGTACTGTTCATTATGGCTCAGAAATGATACAGAATAGTAATCGGACACACAAGAATTacagggggggaaaaaaacacgaGAATTGCTCAGAAAGACCACTCTATAATCCAAGATCAGTACTAGTGAAATCGGAATTACATCAACCCAACATGCCCATCTGGCAGTATTTAGATAGCAAACTAGCTAATAATCTAGCATGGTAACCTGGATCAGCAACCAGACAATATATGTTTCTTTACAACACTCTGGAGCTAAATAATCAGAGGCTTCAAGCTGATACGAAGTTTTGAAAAGCTAAACAAATACTCCATGGAGTTACCATTTTGTTGATTGGATTGCACGcactcacaaccacacacacccacacccacaactGCGAGGAAGTCACCAACCATCTTTTTCATTGGATAAGCCAACATCCAATGGGAGTGTGCGAAACTGGTAAGAAAGATTGGACGATAGacgtttcaaaataaaagccccaAATACGAGCTATCAAAGTAAAAGTCCCAAGTACAAGCCATGAACATACACGGAAAATGCATTTCACATTTGCATGTTTGATTCATTAGCTCTTTTTATTTTCCCAGATCTCAGAAAAAGGTTTAAATAAGCCATATGTTTCTAATTGTGTGACTGCATACTGAACCAGTAACTTACCTGGGCTAAGGAGACGACGAATATGACGTCACCTCCTCTCTGCACAGAAAACGACAATTTAACCTACAATTCACCACCTCTGCAAGCGTTATAATGTCAAAATATGTTCGTTGCTCACCAAATATGTCTACCTGCAAACTATCGACACCTGCAGGCAGGAAAACCACATTTTGAACTAAAACTAAATAAAAACTGGCAAATCGGGTCTGAAAACTAACTGAAACTAAAGTGAATTTGTAATAGAAAAATAGCCTCACATAAAAACacaaaactacactgaacaaaaatatgtttcatgagctgaaataaaagataccagaaatgtttcatatgcacaaaaatcttatttctctcaaatttggtgcacaaatttgttaacatcccaCAGCCCCAtgtacaattcctggaagctgaaaaaatACCAGTTCTTtcgtggcctgcatactcaccagacacccaTTGACCATGTTTGGGATGCTATGGATCGACATGTACAAAAGTGTGTTCCAGtttctgccaatatccagcaactttacacagccattgaagaggagtgggacaacattccacaagccacaatcaacagcatgatcaactctatgtgaaggagatgtgtcacgctgcatgagacaaatggtggtcacaccatatACTGACTGTTTTTCTGGTCCACACCCTATTTCTTTTAATGGTATCTGTGAccattttcaaacagaaatgtgcattccGTAGCACTAATTTCacaaagttttgggacactgtaaagtccatggagaataagagcacctcctcccagctgcccactgcactgaggccaggaaacactgtcaccaccaataaaacTACGACA
It contains:
- the LOC139412059 gene encoding U3 small nucleolar ribonucleoprotein protein IMP4-like, with the translated sequence MNRGGHEIKALVQACKANNVTDLVIVHETRGQPDGLVVCHLPFGPTAYFTLYNVVMRHDVPDIGTMSEAYPNLIFHNFSSRLGQRVSNILKYLFPVPKEDSRRVITFANQEDCISFRHHTYKKTDHRNVELSEVGPRFEIKLYMIKLGTLENEATADVEWRHHSYTHTAKKRKFLSME